GGACACAGGCAAGGGACACGGCTGACCGATCAACCCGGCGCGCGGCGGCAAGCGGCGCGCCAGCTATGAAACTGGAAACATGAACTCGATCAAAGTAGGTTTGCTGGGCGTGGGCAATGTCGGAGGCGGTACCTTCGATGTCCTGAAACGCAACCAGGAAGAAATCCGCCGCCGCGCCGGCCGCGGCATCGAAGTGGTGGCCGTCTCGGCCCGTAACCTCGAGCGCGCAAGGCTGCGCACCAATGGCGAGGTGAAAGTGGTGGCCGACCCGTTCGACATCGTCAACGATCCGTCGATCGACATCGTCGTCGAACTGATCGGCGGCTACGACACGGCGCTCGAGCTCGTCATGCGCGCGATCGAGAACGGCAAGCACGTGGTCACCGCCAACAAGGCGCTGCTGGCCGTGCACGGCAACGAGATCTTCAAGGCGGCCCAGGCAAAAGGCGTGATGGTGGCGTTCGAGGCGGCCGTCGCCGGCGGCATTCCCATCATCAAGGCGCTGCGCGAAGGCCTCACGGCGAACCGCGTGCAATGGCTGGCCGGCATCATCAACGGCACCACGAACTTCATCCTTTCCGAAATGCGCGACAAGGGCCTGGACTTCGACACGGTGCTGAAGCAGGCGCAGGCCCTCGGCTATGCCGAGGCCGACCCGACGTTCGACATCGAAGGCGTGGATGCGGCGCACAAGGCCACGATCCTGTCGGCCATCGCGTTCGGCATTCCGGTGCAGTTCGCCAAGGCGCACGTGGAAGGCATCGCCAGGCTCGAGGCGGTGGACATCCGCTATGCCGAGCAGCTGGGCTACCGCATCAAGCTGCTCGGCATCGCCAAGCGCGCCCGCGTCGACGGTGTCGAAGGCATCGAACTGCGCGTGCACCCCACGCTGATCCCGGCCAAGCGCCTGATCGCCAACGTCGAAGGCGCGATGAACGCCGTGCTGGTGCACGGCGATGCGGTCGGCGCCACGCTGTACTACGGCAAGGGCGCCGGCGCCGAACCGACCGCCTCGGCCGTGATCGCCGACCTGGTCGACATCACGCGCCTGGCCACCGCCGACCCGGAACACCGCGTGCCGCACCTGGCGTTCCAGCCGGACGAGCTGGCCGACATCGCGATCCTGCCGATGGCCGAGATCACCACCAGCTACTACCTGCGCATGCGCGTGGCCGACCAGCCCGGCGTGCTGGCCGACCTGACCCGCATCCTGGCCGACAGCGGCATCTCGATCGACGCGATGATGCAGAAGGAGCCGGGAGAAGGCGAAATCCAGGCCGACATCATCATGCTGACGCACCAGACCCAGGAAAAGAAAGTGCTGGCCGCGATCGCCCGCATGGAAGGCCTGCCGACCGTGCTGGGCAACGTGAC
Above is a window of Pseudoduganella dura DNA encoding:
- a CDS encoding homoserine dehydrogenase; its protein translation is MNSIKVGLLGVGNVGGGTFDVLKRNQEEIRRRAGRGIEVVAVSARNLERARLRTNGEVKVVADPFDIVNDPSIDIVVELIGGYDTALELVMRAIENGKHVVTANKALLAVHGNEIFKAAQAKGVMVAFEAAVAGGIPIIKALREGLTANRVQWLAGIINGTTNFILSEMRDKGLDFDTVLKQAQALGYAEADPTFDIEGVDAAHKATILSAIAFGIPVQFAKAHVEGIARLEAVDIRYAEQLGYRIKLLGIAKRARVDGVEGIELRVHPTLIPAKRLIANVEGAMNAVLVHGDAVGATLYYGKGAGAEPTASAVIADLVDITRLATADPEHRVPHLAFQPDELADIAILPMAEITTSYYLRMRVADQPGVLADLTRILADSGISIDAMMQKEPGEGEIQADIIMLTHQTQEKKVLAAIARMEGLPTVLGNVTKIRLENLS